A stretch of the Aegilops tauschii subsp. strangulata cultivar AL8/78 chromosome 4, Aet v6.0, whole genome shotgun sequence genome encodes the following:
- the LOC109757832 gene encoding methylesterase 17 yields the protein MDAGGDATESKEHFVLVHGAGHGAWCWFRLLPLLRGSGHRVSCVDLAGAAGSRVDPGSVRSFDEYTAPLVDLLSALPDGEKVILVGHSAGGLSVTHAMHLFSDRIKQAIFIAATMLPFGYQTEQDIKDGVPDLSEFGDVYDLAFGLGMDHPPTSAALRPEFQRMILSQQSPQEDSALASILLRPWPAALSAARFGRGGGDSSAIDQVRRVYITTAKDCMVKPEQQEAMIHRWPPSKVVAMDTDHSPFFSAPERLFQLIVKLP from the exons ATGGACGCCGGCGGCGATGCTACCGAGAGCAAGGAGCATTTTGTCCTAGTGCACGGTGCCGGCCACGGCGCCTGGTGCTGGTTCAGGCTCCTGCCCCTGCTCCGGGGCTCCGGCCACCGCGTCTCCTGCGTCGACCTTGCTGGGGCAGCCGGCAGCCGCGTCGACCCCGGCTCTGTCCGGTCGTTCGACGAGTACACCGCGCCGCTCGTCGACCTCCTGTCCGCGCTGCCAGACGGCGAAAAG GTGATTTTGGTTGGGCACAGCGCAGGAGGGCTAAGTGTGACCCATGCAATGCATTTATTCAGCGACAGGATTAAGCAGGCAATCTTCATAGCAGCAACCATGCTCCCGTTTGGCTACCAAACGGAACAAGACATCAAAGAT GGCGTACCTGATTTATCCGAGTTCGGGGACGTGTATGACCTAGCATTTGGTCTTGGAATGGATCACCCGCCAACGAGTGCAGCACTGCGGCCAGAGTTCCAGCGCATGATCCTGTCCCAGCAAAGCCCCCAAGAG GACTCTGCGCTTGCCTCCATCCTACTCCGTCCATGGCCTGCCGCCTTGAGCGCAGCCAGGTTTGGGAGAGGCGGCGGGGACAGCAGCGCGATCGACCAGGTGCGGCGCGTGTACATAACAACGGCAAAGGATTGCATGGTGAAGCCGGAGCAGCAGGAGGCGATGATTCACCGGTGGCCACCGAGCAAGGTTGTGGCCATGGACACCGACCACAGCCCCTTCTTCTCCGCACCGGAGCGTCTCTTTCAGCTCATTGTCAAGTTACCGTGA
- the LOC109757823 gene encoding methylesterase 17 yields the protein MAGEHLVLVHGEGHGGWCWFKLRWLLEGSGYQVTCIDLAGGGVDPTDPNTVRSFEQYDKPLLRLISALPEGEKVILIGHGSGGLSVIHAMHEFVDRIKQAIFVAAAMLPFGLQTDEDKKDGLPSLPENETELTFGAGADDPPTTVALRLEFQRDRLSQQSPEEESILASMLMRPWPASAIGTASFEGADERLNRIKRVFIKTQRDHMLDPQQQDSMIKKWPPSEVLVIDTDHSPFFSAPEQLFNLIVKSL from the exons ATGGCAGGGGAGCATTTGGTGCTTGTTCATGGGGAAGGGCATGGAGGGTGGTGCTGGTTCAAGCTCCGGTGGCTCCTTGAGGGCTCCGGCTACCAAGTGACCTGCATAGACCTTGCCGGAGGCGGCGTAGACCCCACCGACCCCAACACTGTACGGTCATTCGAGCAGTATGACAAGCCGCTCCTGCGCCTCATCTCTGCCTTGCCGGAGGGCGAGAAG GTGATTCTCATTGGGCATGGCAGTGGAGGGCTGAGTGTGATTCACGCAATGCATGAATTCGTTGACAGAATTAAGCAAGCAATATTTGTGGCAGCTGCTATGCTGCCATTTGGACTTCAGACTGATGAAGATAAGAAAGAT GGCTTACCAAGTTTGCCTGAGAATGAGACCGAGTTGACATTCGGTGCAGGAGCAGATGATCCTCCAACTACTGTCGCCTTGAGATTAGAATTCCAGCGTGATCGACTATCACAACAAAGCCCAGAGGAG GAGTCAATACTGGCTTCAATGCTGATGCGCCCATGGCCTGCAAGTGCTATTGGTACTGCAAGCTTTGAAGGAGCTGATGAGAGATTGAATCGAATAAAGCGGGTTTTCATAAAGACACAGCGTGACCACATGCTGGACCCTCAGCAGCAAGATTCCATGATCAAGAAGTGGCCACCCAGCGAGGTTTTGGTCATAGATACAGACCACAGCCCCTTCTTCTCTGCACCAGAACAGCTCTTTAACCTAATAGTCAAATCTCTATGA
- the LOC109757822 gene encoding cysteine desulfurase 1, chloroplastic, translating to MATAAAAAVASLRYFPSSVRNRSYPGTIGGGAVLTFSPRRGRCGTAAMAAPSREAEPASSLGDLTRVDFPILDQEFDGNKLVYFDNGATSQKPSHVMKALDDYYRFYNSNVHRGIHALSAKATDAYESARRKVANFINAADSREIIFTRNATEAINLVAYSWGLSNLKQGDEIILTVAEHHSAIVPWQFVSQKTGAVLKYVGLTKEEVPDIEQLKGLLSSKTKIVVVHHVSNVLGSMLPIEEVVSCANKVGAKVLVDACQSVPHMPVDVQKLGADFLVASSHKMCGPTGVGFLHGKFEILSSMEPFLGGGEMIADVFEDKSTYAEPPSRFEAGTPAIGEAIGLGVAIDYLSHFGMQRIHEYEKVLGSYLYESLLSVPNVRIYGPAPSASDHRAPLCSFNVENVHPTDIAEILDLQHGIAIRSGHHCAQILHRTLGINASARASLHFYNTKEEVDAFIHGLKATIDFLTSHH from the exons ATGgcgaccgcggcggcggcggcggtggcgtcgcTCCGGTACTTCCCCTCCTCCGTCAGGAACCGCAGCTATCCCGGAACTATCGGCGGCGGCGCTGTGCTCACGTTTTCTCCGCGGCGGGGCCGCTGTGGGACGGCGGCCATGGCCGCGCCTTCGCGGGAGGCGGAGCCGGCCTCCTCGCTCGGGGACCTCACCCGCGTAGACTTCCCCATCCTCGACCAG GAATTTGATGGTAATAAATTAGTTTACTTCGACAATGGTGCAACATCACAGAAACCCTCTCATGTGATGAAAGCCTTAGACGACTACTACCGATTTTATAATTCGAATGTTCATCGTGGCATTCATGCTCTCAG CGCAAAGGCTACTGATGCATATGAGAGTGCAAGAAGGAAAGTTGCAAATTTCATCAATGCGGCTGATAGTAGAGAGATTATTTTTACTCGTAATGCTACAGAAGCTATCAATTTAGTAGCTTATTCATGGGGCCTATCTAACTTAAAACAAGGAGATGAG ATTATTCTTACAGTTGCGGAGCATCATAGTGCGATTGTTCCTTGGCAATTTGTATCCCAAAAAACTGGTGCTGTCCTAAAGTATGTTGGGCTGACTAAAGAAGAGGTTCCAGACATTGAGCAGTTAAAAGGGCTTCTGTCAAGCAAGACAAAGATTGTTGTTGTCCATCATGTTTCAAACGTCCTGG GTTCAATGCTTCCTATTGAGGAGGTCGTATCATGTGCAAACAAAGTTGGAGCTAAAGTTCTTGTAGATGCTTGTCAAAGTGTTCCTCATATGCCAGTTGATGTTCAGAAGCTTGGTGCAGATTTTCTTGTTGCATCCTCGCATAAG ATGTGTGGCCCTACAGGCGTCGGATTCTTGCATGGAAAATTTGAGATCTTGTCATCTATGGAGCCTTTCTTAG GTGGTGGTGAAATGATTGCAGATGTGTTCGAAGACAAATCTACATATGCTGAGCCTCCTTCTAG ATTTGAGGCTGGAACTCCTGCAATTGGAGAAGCTATAGGATTGGGGGTTGCGATAGATTATCTGTCACACTTTGGCATGCAGAGGATCCACGAGTATGAG AAAGTGTTGGGGTCGTACCTTTATGAGAGCCTTCTCTCCGTTCCAAATGTTCGTATCTATGGTCCGGCGCCTTCTGCAAGTGATCACCGTGCTCCTTTATGTTCTTTCAATGTTGAGAATGTTCATCCAACAGATATTGCCGAAATTCTTGATCTCCAG CATGGCATAGCGATTCGGTCAGGGCATCATTGTGCACAGATTTTGCATCGCACCCTTGGTATCAATGCGAGCGCCCGTGCTAGTCTTCATTTTTATAACACAAAAGAGGAGGTGGATGCCTTCATCCATGGGCTAAAAGCTACTATTGATTTCCTTACTTCCCACCACTAG
- the LOC109757818 gene encoding uncharacterized protein yields the protein MSMEAQNLRFVRCPKCLQLLVEYPSIPVYQCGGCGTILRAKNRGAQVTQPDSVSGEQNNFPHSLEGSPQTSKSICSDELKVVSADMQPSENLVEGNISSVGKHAISGENVNAERTMSVGESAASGEVDGEENCSLSVGNARDPEFMIEEADDKGATVNSSMKLIENVQSVEISEDADGEKGCIMDDANDASVASEAATVHSIAGEELGDDSGNNVIGEIESMSEQKNSAGNKNMNCHEAAETNKLYEDDGAKSINMVARREERLEPYGGLCFESYEDLIEELERSLSLSDDEEDFSDVADNNGLNDALHNQIGSQRFLSGGKMNDSPRSDPHGRLIEELERYFSDPEEPLEHHIAVADKDIQDKIHVKEHDKDPQFLVSVSAKAFSDGDELSEHHIGVADTDTRGKIHVKEHDKNPQFLVNESANACEADGKYVQSEQNFEKNELIAYGNKELEEGWTGDDNKIVCVHGNEHFVLTNTDSPDTIHENEIDRDAQYLDTGSAKPCEGSISSFGDGHLKSGQSFQQNELTTEGPKEKEDGCIEDDNKIDCFHANEHAVVADKDVAEIIHENEHDKDPQYLGTETANLCEEDISSFNDEHLKSGQIFDQHEVTSNDGTEEQKQGRTEDDNTTICVQADNPVADAGFSSLSNERIHCKPTSFTKKKEEISCRYRDSLLRQGLSLDSEDFRSIQNFIESQMDGTSSSLSSGSPSQGDLSIKTSSKFKTVDQLERLKKMDGLRDQLNRLSSNKGLEKRYQKKDLEYQPQQLNTYDVEQQFRSVDTDSIPSSCTLDSYYGHGKPPRYPPPNPFSPPHSCAHCHFGHVQAHIPHNFDAWELNSYYQSSQAGSSIPDHDSLKSSFKEQKRVVRKHILRPLSGASPYTVCNSCFFLVQMPSDIYMSKRKIGKMQCGKCSKVIVLSVPAVNHANANASKELTQKLSKADNRKVARTESASYPVSVSEEYGASFTRSLSNRAGPSLAATQSSKKVSDSALHLLMGYDSASQLLRHSRAFERRSRVFDDGYESFESMVPVSSRVSRRKNM from the exons ATGTCCATGGAAGCTCAGAATCTTCGGTTCGTCAGGTGCCCCAAATGCCTCCAGCTTCTCGTGGAGTACCCGTCCATTCCGGTTTACCAGTGTGGTGGCTGCGGCACCATTCTTAGAG CGAAAAATCGAGGTGCGCAAGTAACTCAGCCTGATTCGGTATCCGGTGAACAGAACAATTTTCCACACAGCTTGGAAGGGTCCCCTCAGACCAGCAAGTCTATTTGTTCCGATGAACTGAAAGTTGTCTCTGCTGATATGCAGCCTAGTGAAAATTTGGTTGAGGGAAATATTTCCTCTGTCGGCAAGCATGCCATCTCCGGTGAGAATGTTAACGCAGAAAGGACTATGTCTGTTGGAGAGAGTGCAGCATCTGGCGAGGTTGACGGTGAGGAGAATTGTTCCCTGAGTGTTGGCAATGCCCGAGACCCCGAGTTTATGATCGAAGAGGCAGATGACAAAGGTGCTACAGTTAATTCTAGTATGAAACTAATAGAAAATGTACAGAGTGTTGAAATAAGTGAAGATGCAGATGGGGAAAAGGGTTGTATTATGGATGATGCAAACGATGCTAGTGTTGCCAGCGAAGCTGCAACTGTCCATAGCATTGCAGGTGAGGAACTGGGAGATGATTCCGGTAACAATGTGATAGGAGAAATAGAGAGCATGTCTGAGCAAAAAAATTCTGCTGGCAATAAAAATATGAACTGCCATGAGGCAGCTGAGACAAACAAACTGTATGAGGATGATGGGGCTAAATCCATTAACATGGTGGCTCGGAGAGAGGAGAGGTTGGAACCATATGGGGGTTTATGTTTTGAATCTTATGAAGATCTGATTGAGGAATTGGAGAGGTCTTTATCATTAAGTGATGATGAGGAAGACTTTTCAGATGTAGCAGACAATAATGGGCTTAATGATGCTCTGCATAATCAAATTGGTAGCCAAAGGTTTTTGTCAGGGGGCAAAATGAATGATAGCCCTCGAAGTGATCCTCATGGTCGATTGATTGAAGAACTGGAGAGGTATTTCAGTGATCCAGAAGAACCGTTAGAACATCATATTGCGGTTGCAGACAAAGACATTCAAGACAAAATTCATGTGAAGGAGCATGATAAGGATCCTCAATTCCTGGTTAGTGTAAGTGCAAAGGCTTTCAGTGATGGAGATGAACTGTCAGAACATCATATTGGGGTTGCAGACACAGACACTCGAGGGAAAATTCATGTGAAGGAGCATGATAAGAATCCACAATTCCTGGTTAATGAAAGTGCAAATGCATGTGAAGCTGATGGCAAATATGTACAATCtgaacaaaattttgaaaagAATGAGCTAATAGCTTATGGCAATAAAGAATTGGAAGAGGGTTGGACTGGAGATGATAATAAGATCGTCTGTGTTCATGGGAATGAGCATTTCGTGCTTACAAACACAGACAGTCCAGACACAATTCATGAGAATGAGATTGATAGGGATGCGCAATACCTGGACACTGGAAGTGCAAAGCCATGTGAAGGAAGCATCTCTTCCTTTGGTGACGGACATCTGAAATCTGGACAAAGCTTCCAACAAAACGAGCTAACAACTGAAGGCCCTAAAGAGAAGGAAGATGGTTGTATTGAAGATGACAATAAGATCGACTGCTTTCATGCGAATGAGCATGCCGTGGTTGCAGATAAGGACGTTGCAGAAATAATTCATGAGAATGAGCATGATAAGGATCCACAGTACCTGGGGACTGAAACTGCAAATCTATGTGAAGAGGACATCTCTTCATTCAATGATGAACATCTCAAATCTGGACAAATTTTTGATCAACATGAGGTAACTTCCAATGATGGCACTGAAGAACAGAAGCAGGGCCGTACGGAAGATGACAACACCACTATATGTGTTCAAGCTGACAATCCAGTAGCTGATGCTGGTTTTTCAAGCTTGTCAAATGAGAGGATTCATTGCAAACCAACCAGCTTCACTAAGAAAAAAGAAGAGATATCATGCAGGTACAGAGATAGTCTACTTCGTCAAGGACTTTCTCTTGATTCTGAAGACTTCAGGTCAATCCAAAACTTTATTGAATCACAAATGGATGGGACCTCCAGTTCTCTCTCAAGTGGGTCACCTAGTCAAGGGGATTTGTCGATAAAAACATCAAGTAAGTTCAAGACTGTTGATCAACTTGAGCGCCTCAAGAAGATGGATGGTCTAAGAGATCAGCTAAATAGGCTTTCTAGCAACAAGGGCTTGGAGAAAAGGTATCAGAAGAAAGACCTGGAATACCAGCCACAACAACTGAATACCTATGATGTTGAGCAACAGTTTCGAAGTGTTGATACTGATTCCATCCCAAGTTCTTGTACTCTAGACTCCTATTATGGTCATGGAAAGCCACCAAGGTACCCCCCGCCAAATCCTTTCTCACCACCCCATTCATGTGCACACTGCCATTTTGGACATGTGCAAGCGCACATCCCGCACAACTTTGATGCTTGGGAGTTGAATTCATATTACCAATCCTCACAAGCTGGTAGCTCAATCCCTGACCACGATTCGCTCAAGTCAAGCTTCAAGGAACAGAAGCGTGTGGTGAGAAAGCATATTTTGCGGCCTCTGTCAGGTGCTTCACCATATACCGTCTGCAACAGCTGTTTCTTTTTGGTTCAAATGCCATCAGATAtctacatgtcaaaaagaaagATTGGGAAAATGCAGTGTGGTAAGTGCTCCAAGGTTATTGTATTGTCTGTTCCTGCTGTCAATCACGCCAATGCAAATGCCAGTAAGGAACTAACCCAAAAATTAAGCAAGGCTGACAACAGAAAAGTTGCTAGAACGGAGAGTGCTTCTTATCCTGTCAGTGTAAGTGAAGAATATGGAGCATCTTTCACAAGAAGCTTGTCTAATCGAGCTGGACCATCCCTTGCTGCCACACAAAGTAGCAAGAAGGTTTCAGACTCGGCACTTCATTTACTCATGGGGTATGATTCAGCAAGCCAGTTGTTACGTCACAGCAGGGCGTTTGAGCGTCGCAGCAGGGTGTTCGATGATGGGTATGAAAGCTTTGAGTCAATGGTGCCGGTGTCCAGCCGAGTGTCCAGAAGAAAGAACATGTGA